The Neomonachus schauinslandi chromosome 11, ASM220157v2, whole genome shotgun sequence genomic sequence AGGGTTGCAGTTCATGGCTCTTATGTGCTGGGACCCCATTGGCAGCAATAAATACCCTTTAAGGAGCATGCCCATGTAGTTCCTTGATTCTAATTGTAAAAAGCACCAAGAGCCAAATAGCaggtttgggggaaagaaaagaagcataGCACTTAATGTTCACATCAATTGTAAGAAACCATAGATGAAGCAAAGGCAGGTGGCCTGGAATGAAGGGAATCTGATATTTGACAAATTAGCTAATGATAATCACAAGTGCCTGTCCATCCGACACTTAACCACAAGGAAAGGCCAGGGTTTGGTCACACTAGGCCTCACTGAACCTCAGGAGGTTCTTTTCAGGGGCCTCgggagtcagagagacagagacagagagccagCTGCCTCGTACCAGCAGGGAGCATTTTACCACATGTATCACAGGACAGAGGGGGTCCTCAGCTGAGCCCCAAGGGTCTCTTGGATCACTGGTACGTTTCATGACCCCTGCATCTGCCAAGGCTAATGTCAGACGGTCAAAATGCCCTAGAAACCGTCGCACACTCCCACCATCACCCCCGCGGACTCCCAGAGCCACCTCCCGCCACCCCCTCGTCGTCCCCCAAACCATGAGACTCAGAGGGGCCCAGGGCTGCCCAGCCTCGGCACAAAGCCAGGTGACTCGTGCCCCACCCCgccctggggtggtgggggatcAGCCACTGACTCCGCATCTTGACGTGCTGGGAGACCTCGATGAGCTCCATCTCGGTGGGCATGTAGCCCAGAGTCCGCATGCAGGCGCCCAGGTCCCGGTAGCCGATGTATCCATCACAGTCAGTGTCAAACTCCTGGAAGGCGGCCTGCAGCTCTGCAGGGGAGGGACGTCAGGCCCAGGCAGCCCGGCTCAGGGATACCTCCCACCTGCCACTGCCACCAGCAAGGGCCACTCACCATCCAGCTCCTCAGGGCCCAGCTCGCGGTCCTGCAGAGGCACAGTCCAGCATGTCCCTGGTGCccatccttcctcctccagccctgggccacAGCAGCCTGGGCAGGGCCAGTCCCACCAGGGCAGGAGAAGGCAGCTGAAGTCCCATAGGCCCCCAGAGAAGAGATGACCACCCCCCCTTCCCGCTCCCGGGGCCCAGAGCTCTCACCGAATGCTGGGTTTGAAGTCTAGCTCTGCCCACTCCCCAACCCTTCCCCTAAACCGCAGAAACCCTGCCCCTACAACTCAGGCTCCTGGGTCTGGAGCAGAGGTGGCAGGAGGCCTGAGTACCAGGGACAGGGTGGGCTAAGTCCAAGGGCACAGGTGTGATCCccgctccacccccacccccgtcccctgcccaggccccccTGACCTTCCCGAAGATGCGATTGAGTAGGGGCCCGTAGGTCTTCTGAGCAGCAtcgtgctggggggtggggcgatgCCGGTGAGACTGGCGACGGGAGGCTGGCTCAGAGGCTGCAGGACCTGTCTCCCCCTGTCCTTCTCCAGTCCCAGAGGGGTTCTTGCTGCTCCCTGGGGCCTCGGGGCCCGGGATGGGGGTCTGTTCCTGAGAACTGCCAGCACCCTTCCGTGACCCTCGGAGCCCCCTCTCCTTCTTGCTCCTCTTCCTGGTCAAGGGGAGGCCCTCAGCACCACTCCTGGAAGGCCCGACCCCCACAGGAGGCTTCTGAGGGCCGGGGGCCTGGTCTGGGCCATGCTGCCCCCTCGCCTGGTCTGTGGCCATGTGGGGAGGGACAACGGGGCTCAGAGATGCAGTTCCAGGGAGCACCCTTGGTTCTCAGGAACCATAAAGCTGCTTATGCACCCCTACGGTGAGAGCTGATGGCCTGGGATGAGACTTGAGGGGGattagggtaagtgaggcaggcAGCCCAGGCCCTAATCCCAGCCCTCTGCCTGGGGGCAGAGCCAGATGCGTGAAGAGAACTGTCCTCAGCCACAGCGGTGCCAGGACACAGGGTCACAAGGAGCATCGgactctggctctgccactcatgAGCTGGGAGGACCAGCAATTTCACCTCTTAGTCGCCTTGTCTATAAAACGGGGACCATATTGCTGAAGAGTCGGGAACTCTTTGTTCTCGACTCCAGTCCCCAACTCCAGTTGCATGACGTGGGCGGACTTAGCTAAGAGAGGACAAGGGAAGTCATGCCAGGAGGCAGAGTGTGGGCAAAAGCTGGGAGGTGGGAAAGGATAGGACGAGTTGCCCACTGCAGCCCCTCAGGGGGGTACATCGTGGCCGGAGTGGAGGGTGTGTGAAATTGAGGAAGCGAGGCCAGATCGCAGAGGCCTTGATGCCAGAGTGAGGGACATGGGGGAGATATCAGAGGAGGTGGACCAcgggctgggggggggtggggacccAGAGCCTGCCTGGAGGCAGCAGGACCAGGGTGAGAAAGTTTTAGCCATCTGGCTCTGTCAGGGATGGGGTGGCCTGGCTGGTCACTCGGCTCTGCTAAGCCGGGGTTAGGGTTTCCCAGCGAGCAGCCCCATGAATGATTGATGTCTTCTCAGCTTGGGTTTCAGGCCCGCCGCCTTAGCGCCGCCGGGCACCGTGCAGCAGGCCCCGCCGGTGTGGGGCCCCGCGGATGGCGGGACCACTGTGCAGGCAGGCACGCCCTGCTCTTTCCGCCAGCAGCCCGCACCGCACAGGTAAGCCAGGCCTCACCCGTTGGGGCTCAGGGGAGCCCAGGGCTCTGATCCAGTAGAGGCTGGAGCTTGCAGAGCAGGGTCTGCCTGAGGAAGAGCCCTAGGGGAGAGGAGAGCCGAGGGGCTGGAGTCGAGGGCCACAGGCAGGAGCCAGCCTTTGGGGGGCATCTACTTCCTCCCCTGACTCAGCGCTGCCACcagctctctctccaccctcGGAGGGAAACTCCCTCGGCCAGTGAGGGAAGGTGGGGGCGGAGAGGGAGCGGCATCAGGCCTCTGGGTCCCAGCCACCCTATCCTCATCACGCCGCTGAGCCCCCGACTCCTTCCCTGTCTGGTGGCCTCAGAGGACCGCTTTCTGCCTGAGCTGTGAGAATGTGGACAGGGCCACAGGTGGGAGTCGAGGATGATGAAGAGGCTCAAGCTGCTTCCAGGACAGGTCCTGGCCTGAGTTGCAGACCTCCCCCTGAATTCATGAACCGCACTTGCTGGGGGGACGGGCCTTCTCTGGCCCAGGCTCCTGGGACTGCTACGAGCCCATGGGGCCCTGAGCCTCCCCCTCTGGGAATCTTAAAACCCTTGAACCCCAGGATACCAGATGGGAAGGGGCCTGCAGCAATGTGACCAAGCAGTTTGCACAAACTGTCCTCCCCGGAGCCCCAGGGGTGCTCCCCCTCCTCTAATCTGAGCACTCCTTTCTAGTTCACTGGGAGCTCCACTGTAATATTTGATTTGAAGAAAACATTCAccagcttttaaaatatgtttgaaagcCAAGTCTACTTGGGCACGCTGGGATTCCATGTGGCAAACTGATTAGGTCTGAGGTTCAGGCCTGGTGCTTCTGTCCTacctctgaccttgggcaagtcaccgaTCCTCTGAACCTTCccctcctcacctgtaaaacagaTTGTATGAAGACTAGGTGCCGTCATCTACTTAAAGGCTCTGGCAGAGGCTAACTACCCCAAAGGTGATGACGATGGCTCAGAGAGGGACAGTGACGTGCCTGGAGAGAACACAGCACCCTCTCTCTCATACTCAGTCCCTCATGATTTCATTGGTTCATCAGGCCCCCGCTCTGCGGCCGACAGCACACTGGGGACCTCAGACGGACACTGCGATGGAAGCTGACCTGGGTGCCGCTGGCCTCGGGCCCCGCACAGAGCTGGACGATGAAGACTACTATCCCCAGGGCATCTGGGACACGGTCTTCCTGGTGGCCCTGCTGCTCCTGGGGCTGCCGGCCAACGGGCTCATGGCGTGGCTGGCTGGCTCGCAGGCTCGGCAGGGAGCGGGCACGCGGCTTGCCCTGCTCCTGCTCAGCCTGGCCCTCTCGGATTTTTTGTTCCTGGCGGCAGCGGCCTTCCAGATCCTGGAGATCCAGCGCGGAGGGCACTGGCCGCTGGGGACGGCCGCCTGCCGCTTCTACTACTTCCTGTGGGGCGTGTCCTACTCCTCTGGCCTCTTCCTGCTGGCGGCCCTCAGCCTGGACCGCTGCCTGCTGGCACTGTGCCCACACTGGTACCCGGGGCACCGGCCGGCCCGCCTGCCCCTCTGGGTCTGCGCCGGGGTCTGGGTGCTGGCCACGCTCTTCAGTGTGCCCTGGCTGGTCTTCCCGGAGGCCGCCGTCTGGTGGTATGACCTGGTCATCTGCCTGGACTTCTGGGACAGCGAGGAGCTGCCGCTGCGGATGCTCGAGATCCTGGGGGGAttcctgcctttcctcctgctGCTCGTCTGCCACGTGCTCACCCAGGCTGCCGCCTGCAAGACCTGCTGCCGCCGCCAGCCGAGGCCCACGGCCAGCCGTGGCTTTGCTCGTGTGGCCAAGACCATTTTGTCAGCCTACGTGGTCTTGCGGCTGCCCTACCACCTGGCACAGCTGCTGTACCTGGCCTTCCTGTGGGACATCTACCCGGGCTACCTGCTCTGGGAAGCCCTGGTCTACTCCGACTACCTGGTCCTGCTCAACAGCTGCCTCagtcccttcctctgcctcctggccAGTGCCGACCTCCGGGCCCTGCTGCGCCCCGTGATCTCCTCCTTCGCGGCAGCTCTCTGCGAAGAATGGCCCGCCAGCTTCACACCAGCCGAGCCACAGACCCAAGTGGATTCTGGGGGTCAGACTTTGCCAGGGCCTATGGCAGGGGCCCAACCCCAGGTGACCTCCACGGCCCAGCCACAGGCAGACCCCACAGCAGAGCCACAGTTGGATTCTGTGGCCCCCCCACATTCAGATTTTGTGGTCCAGCCTCAGCTGAACTCCTCAGCTCAGCCACAGGTGAACCATGAGGCCCAGCCACAAGTGAGCCCTAAGGCCCAGACCCCCCGACCCGCTGCCGGCTCAGCCCCCAGTCCCTGTGATGAAGTCTCTTCTGCTCCATCCACAGATCCCACCCCAGAAGCCCCTGCGAACGCAGCTGTGCCTGCTGTCTTTGAGGGAGAGAACCCCAGCAGTGTCCCCCCAGAGGAGGCCCCTGGAACAGGCCCCATGTGAGGTTCCAGGAAAGCCCAGGCCCATCAGGGCAGTGGAAAAGCTTGAAGGAGACAGACTAACCAGCCAGCCGGAGAGGAGGGGAGCCGCGGAGGAAGTCATCATGGAAAACCCCACCCAGTCCCCTGGGCCCGGCAGGAGGACTTT encodes the following:
- the LOC110576042 gene encoding calcium-binding protein 4; this encodes MATDQARGQHGPDQAPGPQKPPVGVGPSRSGAEGLPLTRKRSKKERGLRGSRKGAGSSQEQTPIPGPEAPGSSKNPSGTGEGQGETGPAASEPASRRQSHRHRPTPQHDAAQKTYGPLLNRIFGKDRELGPEELDELQAAFQEFDTDCDGYIGYRDLGACMRTLGYMPTEMELIEVSQHVKMRMGGRVDFEEFVELMSPKLREETAHMLGVRELRIAFREFDRDRDGRITVAELRQAAPALLGEPLVGPELDEMLRDVDLNGDGTVDFDEFVMMLLTH
- the GPR152 gene encoding probable G-protein coupled receptor 152, with protein sequence MISLVHQAPALRPTAHWGPQTDTAMEADLGAAGLGPRTELDDEDYYPQGIWDTVFLVALLLLGLPANGLMAWLAGSQARQGAGTRLALLLLSLALSDFLFLAAAAFQILEIQRGGHWPLGTAACRFYYFLWGVSYSSGLFLLAALSLDRCLLALCPHWYPGHRPARLPLWVCAGVWVLATLFSVPWLVFPEAAVWWYDLVICLDFWDSEELPLRMLEILGGFLPFLLLLVCHVLTQAAACKTCCRRQPRPTASRGFARVAKTILSAYVVLRLPYHLAQLLYLAFLWDIYPGYLLWEALVYSDYLVLLNSCLSPFLCLLASADLRALLRPVISSFAAALCEEWPASFTPAEPQTQVDSGGQTLPGPMAGAQPQVTSTAQPQADPTAEPQLDSVAPPHSDFVVQPQLNSSAQPQVNHEAQPQVSPKAQTPRPAAGSAPSPCDEVSSAPSTDPTPEAPANAAVPAVFEGENPSSVPPEEAPGTGPM